The Silene latifolia isolate original U9 population chromosome Y, ASM4854445v1, whole genome shotgun sequence sequence AGCTTCTTGGAAAGTATGGGTAGCAAAAAGGGCAAGGAGGTTTTGGGCAATGGCGAGTGTGGGGATAATATGGTGTTTGACTGGGAGGTGGGGGCGCTGAGGAACATGAGGTACGAACGGAGTTAATGTTGGTGGGAAAGATTTGGGCATCGAAGGCAATTAATGGGCGTGCTGCTGTTGATACGATGCTAAGGTTGTGGAATTCGAAAGGTAAAGTTATGGGTAGTATGGTGGATGTTAAGGAGAAGCTATTCGTGTTCAAGTTTGAGGATGAAAGGGATAAGATTAAAGTCATGGAGGGGCAACCTTGGCACTTCGATAAATTCGTTTGTGTTTTAATGAGCCTTTTGCTGAAGGAAAAATTATGGATACTCCGCTATATCAGCTACCATTGTGGGAATGTATTTACGATCTCCCTATAAAGGGGCGTACGAACGAAGGGAATTTGCGTAAGCTAGGGGCGCAAGTAGGGAAGTTTATTGTGCGTGACGAGGTTAGAGTTTCAGAATTAGAGAGGATGGTTCGAATACGCATACTGCATGACATTCGGAAGGCTCTCAAGCCTACTGTTGAAGTTAGGATACCGAGTGGTAAGGTGGATACATTTGTTGTGAAGTACGAGCGTCTGCCTTTATTCTGTTATGGGTGTGGGGTGTTGGGACATGGGGAAAAGGACTGTGAGAGTGGCCCCTATGATGAAGATGATTTGCAGTTTGGTGAAGGGTTGAGAGTATCACCAAGGAAGGGGGGAAGATGGGAGTAGCATATGGGAGGAAGACAGCGAGAGATTTGCGTCCTGATTTTGAGGCGGGGTATCTGCAGGATGAGCAAGCGATGATTGAGAAATTACAAAAATTCACTTTGTCCAGCACTGCGAGGAAGAAATATGGGACGGGGGACATGGTAGTTAGTAGTGTGTTGGAGAATGTCGAGGGCGGTGGTGTTGGCGGTGGTCAGCTAGGTCAGAAGGGTTCTAGGCTGAATAGCGGTGAACAAGAGCAGGGATTGGTGGTGAAATTACCTCGTTCGGTGAGGGGGGAGGTTATGGATGCAATAAATGTTGTTGTCGGGGATACGGGGGCGAAGTTTATGGGGAAGGGTGGTGATAGGAGTGTTTCTAGGGAGATGGGGGTTGTGGTACAGGGTGCAGTGGAGAGGAAGAAAAGTTGGGGAAGGGGTTGGACACGGGTAGAGCGTGAAGCGGATGCAGGAAGTAATGCTACCTCTTTATTTTGTGAGAATAGTTTGATTAATGACTTTAATAAGCGTGGTAGAGATGAGGATGACCAGGTTTGTGTTATACTCAATAAAAAGGCTAATATACACAGGGATGTGTTGatatctgaggcggaggttgattACAATCAACCCTGTCGGGCCCAATGAATTGTTTAAGCCTTAACTGCAGGGGGCTGGGCAACTCCGATGCAGTAGGCGGGCTTCGGAACCTTATCCGACGGGAGGCCCCGGCTATGATTTTTCTTTGCGAAACGAAATTGAGTAGTCGAGATATGAGTAGGATTATAAATAGGGTGGACGGGTATAATGATGTGTCTGTAGATAGTGTGGGTCGATCTGGTGGTCTTGCTTTCTTATGAAGAGAAAGGGTGTCGTGTGTCATGAGGACAGCATCTGTCCATTTTATGGACTTTGATGTTATGATGAATGGTGTATCTTGGCGAGTTACTGGCTTTTATGGGTGGCCGGCTGTACAAGATAGGCATTTATCATGACAGTTGTTGAGATTGTTGGCGGGGGAGGGGGATGGTCCATGGTTGTGTATGGGTGATTTTAATGAAGTACTGTATTCTACTGAGATGAAAGGGGGGTCGAGGGCGCAATGGCAAATGAATAATTTTCGTAATGTTGTGGATGAGGCTGGTATTCGGGATATTCCTTTGGAAGGTTATGAGTTTACTTTTGATAATGGGCAGGTTGGAGAGGATAATAGACAATCCTGTATTGATAGAGCTATGGCTAATTAGGCATGGTTTGATCTGTTTCCATATGCTAGATTGTTTCATCTTAGTAGGGAATGGTCGGATCATTGCCCAATTAAGGTCGTGGGTGATAGCCGTGCGGGGCAGGATGGGCGTGGTGCGAAGGTTTCTTGGTTTGAACACATATGGGTAGGTGAGGATGGGTGTGAGGAGGAAATTCGGCGTGGGTGGGATAGTGGGAATGGTGAACTGACGGAGAGCCTTGCGAGGTGTGCTAAGGAGTTAATTGCTTGGAAGGGTGTTAGTATAGGCAAGATTCTTAAGTGCCTTGCAAAGAAAAGGGAGCGGCTGAAAGTGCTTAATGAAGGGGATAGGAGTGCAGGGAGGGTCCGAGAAAGGAAGCAGGTGGTAACGGAGATTGCGTCTCTCTTGCAGCAGGAAGAGCGGTTTTGGCGTCAACGGTCTCGAGCGATTTGGCTGCGTGATGGGGATAGGAATTCTAATTTTTTTCATAGGGTAGGCAACGGACGGAAGCAGAAGAATTTTATTTCTAAGGTTTGTGATGAACAGGGAAGGGTGTTCGAGGCCACTGAGGCTGTCTCGCGTTGTGCTTTGGCTTATTTTAGGGCTCTCTTCGAGTCGGAGTCTCCGGTGGGCTTTGATGATATTCTTGAAGTGGTAGGGGGTCGGGTTACTGAGGAGATGAATGAGAGGTTGGCAGCGGATTATACGGGGGAGGAGGTGGTTTTTGCGCTGAATCAGATGCATCAGTTGAAGGCTCAGGCCTTTTCTATCAGACCTATTGGCACATTGTTGGTCTTGCGGTGGTCAGGTTAGTGTTAAATGTTCTTAATGGTGCTCCATTTCCGCCTAGTCTGAATGACACCAATATTGTTCTAATTCCGAAGAAGAAGGCGCCTGATAAGATGGCGGATTTTAGACCGATTAGTTTGTGTAATGTGATTTATAAGTTGGTTTCAAAGGTGCTAGCTAATAGGGTGAAATAGTTTTTGGGTGATATTGTGTCGGAGAATCAAAGT is a genomic window containing:
- the LOC141629093 gene encoding uncharacterized protein LOC141629093, with product MLVGKIWASKAINGRAAVDTMLRLWNSKGKVMGSMVDVKEKLFVFKFEDERDKIKVMEGQPWHFDKFLPLWECIYDLPIKGRTNEGNLRKLGAQVGKFIVRDEVRVSELERMVRIRILHDIRKALKPTVEVRIPSGKVDTFVVKYERLPLFCYGCGVLGHGEKDCESGPYDEDDLQFGEGLRDEQAMIEKLQKFTLSSTARKKYGTGDMVVSSVLENVEGGGVGGGQLGQKGSRLNSGEQEQGLVVKLPRSVRGEVMDAINVVVGDTGAKFMGKGGDRSVSREMGVVVQGAVERKKSWGRGWTRVEREADAGSNATSLFCENSLINDFNKRGRDEDDQLLRLLAGEGDGPWLCMGDFNEVLYSTEMKGGSRAQWQMNNFRNVVDEAGIRDIPLEGYEFTFDNGQAWFDLFPYARLFHLSREWSDHCPIKVVGDSRAGQDGRGAKVSWFEHIWVGEDGCEEEIRRGWDSGNGELTESLARCAKELIAWKGVSIGKILKCLAKKRERLKVLNEGDRSAGRVRERKQVVTEIASLLQQEERFWRQRSRAIWLRDGDRNSNFFHRVGNGRKQKNFISKVCDEQGRVFEATEAVSRCALAYFRALFESESPVGFDDILEVVGGRVTEEMNERLAADYTGEEVVFALNQMHQLKAQAFSIRPIGTLLVLRWSGMLRRAAEMGSIHGIKIAEHAPSVSHLFFADNSIIFVKAKEVKAREVLRILDRYQQPSGQMLVQDVWYWSGERDGVYSVRSAYRLMVKQDGDLEGSPSDLTDSWLWNTIWRASVLPRIKVFFSQLCNEAIATRGNISSRMSSTGNECLQCGDCVESCLHVVHERGWAGGVWDVLELDMSSCSGFAKVKDWAEVALREMGLQEQVGS